A stretch of the Chloroflexia bacterium SDU3-3 genome encodes the following:
- a CDS encoding ADP-ribosylglycohydrolase family protein — MATAQDKFSGCLLGGAVGDALGLPSENLSRERIRRVYGRLTDYQIRPRWGYYTDDTQMAIALAEVLAEHQRFDTEAFRRKLARWIMVPLRLGGRSTKNAAWRCALGLRDTGRHVPGTSGAMRIAPLALAYHADPDALLEQTVACCQVTHTHPSAIAGSILAAFAVAYALNHEKLVVADFLDAIASPASQYDADLAQRVRELPALLALPEEQVFAHLLANSTMWGSPIADVILMALFAFLRTPDDFEQSILTCVNAGWDTDTMACICGHISGAWNGLAAIPERWLANLENGYKGRDYLLGLALALCDRQPNYRAPRGPLDFLADVGRNSAFQFNLLTRKRMI, encoded by the coding sequence ATGGCAACAGCACAGGACAAGTTCAGCGGCTGCCTGCTGGGCGGCGCGGTGGGCGACGCGCTCGGGCTGCCCTCGGAGAACCTCAGCCGCGAGCGCATCCGGCGGGTGTATGGCCGCCTGACCGACTACCAGATCAGGCCGCGCTGGGGCTACTACACCGACGATACGCAGATGGCGATCGCGCTGGCCGAGGTGCTGGCCGAACACCAGCGGTTTGACACCGAGGCCTTCCGCCGCAAGCTGGCGCGCTGGATCATGGTGCCCCTGCGGCTGGGCGGGCGCAGCACCAAAAATGCGGCCTGGCGCTGCGCGCTGGGCCTACGCGACACGGGCCGCCACGTGCCGGGCACCAGCGGCGCGATGCGGATCGCGCCGCTGGCGCTGGCCTACCACGCCGACCCCGACGCGCTGCTGGAGCAGACGGTGGCCTGCTGCCAGGTGACGCACACCCACCCCAGCGCCATCGCCGGGTCTATCCTCGCCGCCTTCGCGGTGGCCTACGCGCTCAACCACGAGAAGCTGGTGGTGGCCGACTTCCTCGACGCCATCGCCAGCCCGGCCAGCCAGTACGACGCGGATCTGGCCCAGCGCGTGCGCGAGCTGCCCGCGCTGCTGGCCCTGCCAGAGGAGCAGGTCTTCGCACATCTGCTAGCGAACAGCACCATGTGGGGCAGCCCGATCGCCGACGTGATCCTGATGGCGCTGTTCGCGTTTCTGCGCACACCCGACGACTTCGAGCAGAGCATCCTCACCTGCGTGAACGCGGGGTGGGACACCGACACCATGGCCTGCATCTGTGGCCATATCTCGGGGGCCTGGAACGGTCTCGCAGCTATCCCCGAGCGCTGGCTCGCCAACCTGGAGAACGGCTACAAGGGCCGCGACTATCTGCTGGGGCTGGCCCTGGCGCTGTGCGATAGGCAGCCGAACTACCGAGCGCCGCGCGGCCCGCTCGATTTCCTGGCGGATGTCGGGCGCAACAGCGCGTTTCAGTTCAACCTGCTCACCCGCAAACGCATGATCTAG
- a CDS encoding dihydrofolate reductase family protein → MRKIIALEHLSLDGVIQGPGGPEEDTSGGFTHGGWSDGYGDEVLGAALRRQLDASFDLLLGRKTFDIWEGYWPKHVDVWPNASTATKYVASNTRTTSEWQPSVFLGGDVAGKVAQLKQQPGPDLHVWGSGNLLQTLLRHDLVDTLWLMIYPLTIGSGKRLFADGTTPAAFRVTESAVTSTGVILATYERNGALGRGEPAE, encoded by the coding sequence ATGCGAAAGATCATCGCGCTTGAGCATCTCTCCCTGGATGGCGTCATCCAAGGCCCCGGCGGGCCGGAGGAAGATACCAGCGGCGGCTTCACACACGGCGGGTGGAGCGATGGCTACGGCGACGAGGTGCTAGGCGCGGCCCTGCGTCGGCAGCTCGATGCCTCGTTCGACCTGCTGCTGGGGCGCAAGACCTTCGACATCTGGGAGGGGTACTGGCCGAAGCACGTGGACGTGTGGCCCAACGCCAGCACCGCCACCAAGTACGTCGCATCCAACACCCGCACCACGAGCGAGTGGCAGCCGTCGGTGTTTTTGGGCGGCGATGTCGCGGGGAAGGTAGCCCAACTTAAGCAGCAGCCCGGGCCGGATCTGCACGTCTGGGGCAGCGGCAATCTGCTCCAGACGCTGCTGCGCCACGATCTGGTCGACACGCTCTGGCTGATGATCTACCCATTGACTATCGGCAGCGGCAAGCGACTGTTCGCCGACGGCACCACCCCGGCGGCCTTCCGCGTGACCGAGAGCGCCGTCACATCCACGGGCGTCATCCTCGCCACCTACGAGCGCAACGGGGCGCTGGGGCGGGGCGAGCCAGCAGAATAG
- a CDS encoding DUF4303 domain-containing protein: MESIFSMKSYRQFDTLSFTKVIHKLVQDVFHELTAAVGNEHIYVFALYTNDEGSYVLPTANTQEALERTALQQSQSTPELHTYYQQSLRWSPCDWEYHESGSETALAAVNNLLDSGWDDDYTSFLFDPDLIEHCCISALQQLQREKFFDNLAQGSPPLLNLLKGDQSNEERLTFAALLNSPEACAQLAIELDQGYDAYRTIFDRQWREP; encoded by the coding sequence ATGGAAAGCATTTTTTCGATGAAATCCTATCGCCAATTCGACACGCTCTCTTTTACAAAGGTTATTCACAAACTTGTGCAGGATGTCTTTCACGAGCTCACCGCAGCGGTCGGGAATGAGCATATATACGTTTTTGCGCTGTACACCAATGATGAAGGCTCCTACGTTCTCCCGACGGCCAACACACAAGAGGCCCTAGAGCGCACCGCGCTACAACAATCACAGTCAACCCCTGAACTCCACACATACTATCAGCAATCTCTCCGCTGGTCGCCATGTGATTGGGAATACCACGAATCCGGCTCCGAAACAGCGCTCGCGGCGGTCAATAATCTGCTAGATAGCGGATGGGACGACGATTACACCAGCTTCCTCTTCGATCCAGATCTGATCGAGCACTGCTGCATAAGCGCGCTACAGCAACTACAGCGCGAGAAGTTCTTTGATAACCTCGCGCAAGGCAGCCCGCCGCTGCTCAACCTCCTCAAAGGTGATCAGTCCAACGAGGAGCGCCTAACATTTGCCGCGCTGCTCAATAGCCCAGAGGCCTGCGCGCAGCTTGCGATTGAGCTAGATCAAGGCTATGATGCATACCGCACTATTTTTGACAGACAATGGCGGGAGCCGTAG
- a CDS encoding SDR family NAD(P)-dependent oxidoreductase, which yields MTSTAASKKVALVTGASSGMGKAFAKALLAEGMTVYAAARRLDQMADLVPLGAIVLKMDITQEHDIQAAVRQIEQAHGGVDVLVNNAGFGLYGAMEEVSLDDARYQFEVNLFGMARLTQLVLPSMRAKRSGRIINLSSMGGKIYTPMGSWYHATKHAVEGWSDCLRLELAPFNIDVVIIEPGAIATEFNGVLIEPLLRRSGSGPYRAMAQAVAQAGKAADERGSGSDPQVIVRLVLQAVRARSPRTRYVAGQYAKPLMFVRKWFGDRIFDRIVLSTVR from the coding sequence ATGACATCAACAGCTGCTAGTAAAAAAGTTGCCCTTGTCACTGGCGCGTCATCGGGCATGGGCAAAGCCTTTGCCAAAGCATTGCTGGCCGAAGGGATGACGGTCTACGCAGCGGCCCGCCGGCTGGATCAGATGGCCGATCTTGTGCCGCTTGGGGCGATTGTCCTGAAGATGGACATCACGCAAGAGCACGACATCCAGGCGGCGGTGCGGCAGATCGAGCAGGCGCATGGCGGGGTGGATGTGCTGGTCAACAATGCTGGATTCGGCCTCTATGGCGCGATGGAGGAGGTTTCGCTTGATGACGCGCGCTACCAGTTTGAGGTGAACCTGTTCGGCATGGCGCGGCTGACCCAGCTCGTGCTGCCATCGATGCGCGCAAAGCGGAGTGGCAGGATCATCAATCTGTCTTCTATGGGCGGCAAGATCTACACCCCCATGGGCAGCTGGTACCATGCGACGAAGCATGCGGTGGAGGGCTGGTCGGATTGTCTGCGCCTCGAACTGGCCCCTTTCAACATTGATGTGGTCATCATTGAGCCTGGCGCGATCGCCACCGAGTTCAATGGGGTGCTGATAGAGCCGCTGCTCAGGAGATCGGGGAGCGGCCCCTACCGCGCAATGGCGCAGGCGGTGGCGCAGGCCGGGAAGGCTGCCGACGAGCGCGGCAGCGGCTCTGATCCGCAGGTGATCGTTCGACTTGTGCTCCAGGCTGTGCGTGCGCGAAGCCCCAGAACCCGCTATGTGGCGGGCCAGTATGCCAAACCGCTGATGTTTGTGCGCAAGTGGTTTGGCGATCGGATCTTCGATCGGATTGTGCTCTCTACGGTGCGGTAA
- a CDS encoding TetR family transcriptional regulator has translation MTPETAEGVRERKRRETRQRIAETGLRLFLSSGYEQTTLDTIAAEAGISRRTFFSYFKSKEDILFVWQSAGWAIAQQDLLAASPDEHPLDAVRDVFIRHVAPYTNSQMQAIDRLLRSSEPLRARKQAFYEEQERTLFATLCQIWRQPQRRPELRMVAMACIGAIRLSLEAWSQQDTPDKPLPDVIRESFAALRAGMR, from the coding sequence ATGACTCCTGAGACCGCCGAGGGCGTGCGCGAGCGCAAACGCCGCGAGACCCGCCAGCGCATCGCCGAAACGGGGCTGCGGCTGTTCCTCTCCAGCGGCTACGAGCAGACCACGCTCGACACCATCGCCGCCGAGGCCGGGATCTCGCGCCGGACCTTCTTCTCCTACTTTAAGTCCAAGGAAGATATCCTGTTCGTCTGGCAGAGCGCGGGGTGGGCTATCGCGCAGCAGGATCTGCTGGCCGCATCGCCCGACGAGCACCCGCTGGACGCCGTGCGCGACGTGTTCATCCGGCATGTGGCCCCCTACACCAACAGCCAGATGCAGGCCATCGACCGGCTGCTGCGCTCCAGCGAGCCGCTGCGGGCGCGCAAGCAGGCGTTCTACGAGGAGCAGGAGCGCACTCTGTTCGCCACGCTCTGCCAGATCTGGCGGCAGCCACAGCGCCGCCCCGAGCTGCGCATGGTCGCTATGGCCTGCATCGGGGCCATACGTCTCTCGCTAGAGGCATGGAGCCAGCAGGACACGCCAGACAAGCCGCTCCCCGACGTGATCCGCGAGAGCTTCGCGGCGCTGCGCGCGGGTATGCGGTAG
- a CDS encoding AraC family transcriptional regulator, which translates to MGNRATSFSVQPGWKVFIADLGLSPEHVLRLAGLPADLFVRRHTRMRPAEYFRLWRGLEQVAGADSVPLKIGQHLSTESFDPPIFASLCSPDLNTALQRLALFKPLIGPLTLLVEISAQQTSVALDYYGNEEVIPLCLGASELVFLTQLARLATRARIIPLRVELVDLPSDMEAYRQYFGVPVSRGAVNRLIFTATDAERPFLTENVAMWDFFEEGLYAKLADLDSDASMCERVRSTLREMLPAGQSSIDEVARRLAMSKRSIQRKLSDEASSYQDMLNAVRQEMACAYLSRSSASLVEIAYLLGFQDGNSFIRAFRSWTGQTPGEYRASALKSARQAYTHATYMR; encoded by the coding sequence ATGGGGAATCGAGCCACCTCTTTCAGCGTGCAGCCGGGCTGGAAGGTATTTATCGCTGATCTGGGACTCAGCCCGGAGCATGTTTTGCGGCTTGCGGGGCTGCCCGCCGATCTGTTTGTACGTCGGCATACACGGATGCGGCCAGCAGAATACTTTCGCCTTTGGCGCGGCCTAGAGCAGGTGGCGGGGGCCGACAGCGTGCCCCTGAAGATTGGCCAGCACCTGTCGACCGAGTCGTTTGACCCGCCAATCTTCGCCAGCCTTTGTAGCCCAGATCTGAATACCGCGCTCCAGCGGCTGGCCCTGTTTAAGCCGCTTATCGGCCCTCTGACGCTGCTGGTTGAGATTAGCGCGCAGCAAACCAGCGTTGCGCTCGACTATTATGGGAACGAAGAGGTGATCCCGCTGTGCTTAGGCGCGAGCGAGCTGGTGTTTCTGACACAGCTTGCTCGATTAGCGACACGCGCGCGCATTATCCCGCTTCGGGTCGAGCTTGTCGATCTTCCCAGCGATATGGAGGCCTATAGGCAGTATTTTGGCGTGCCTGTGTCGCGGGGCGCGGTCAATCGCCTGATCTTCACCGCTACGGATGCCGAGCGCCCATTTCTGACGGAAAATGTAGCCATGTGGGATTTCTTTGAGGAAGGCCTCTATGCAAAGCTAGCAGATCTCGATAGCGATGCCAGCATGTGCGAGCGTGTCCGCAGCACGCTGCGCGAGATGCTTCCCGCTGGCCAAAGCTCGATAGATGAGGTGGCACGACGCCTAGCGATGAGCAAACGGTCGATCCAGCGGAAGCTGTCGGATGAGGCATCGAGCTACCAGGATATGTTAAATGCCGTTCGGCAAGAGATGGCATGCGCCTATCTTTCGCGCTCCTCGGCCTCGTTGGTGGAAATCGCCTACTTACTGGGCTTTCAAGATGGAAACTCGTTTATTCGAGCATTTCGCAGCTGGACAGGCCAGACCCCGGGCGAGTACCGCGCCAGCGCCCTAAAGAGCGCTCGTCAGGCATACACACATGCCACATACATGCGCTAG
- a CDS encoding KTSC domain-containing protein translates to MELIKVESSMIQAVGYDAEAQMLEVVFNSGKSYRYTGVPPTVYNELLAASSKGQYMQAHILDFYPVSRVMRRRRQR, encoded by the coding sequence ATGGAACTGATCAAAGTAGAATCGAGCATGATCCAGGCGGTCGGCTATGATGCGGAAGCCCAGATGCTTGAGGTTGTCTTCAACAGCGGAAAAAGCTATCGCTACACCGGCGTGCCGCCCACGGTCTACAATGAGCTATTGGCCGCATCATCCAAGGGCCAGTATATGCAGGCACATATTCTCGATTTCTACCCGGTGAGTCGGGTGATGAGGCGACGGCGGCAGCGGTGA
- a CDS encoding SDR family NAD(P)-dependent oxidoreductase, with product MTRWTASDIPPQRGRSVVITGTGGLGLQAALALACAGADVTIAGRSAAKGAAAVAQIRAAAPSAQVQFEQVDLARLDSVAAFAERLRGSRASLDTLINNAAVMTPPQRQTTADGFELQLGTNYLGHFALTAHLLPLLQKGTAPRVVTLSSVAARQGAIHFDDLQFEQRYDPMAAYAQSKLACLLFAFELQRRSAAAGWGITSIAAHPGISRTELLTNAPGRRSMQAAVRTWLWFLFQPAAQGALPTLYAATAPQAAAGGYYGPDQLGETRGYPAPARVPAPALDTASAARLWEESERLTGVFTSPGLAATTAR from the coding sequence ATGACTCGATGGACAGCCTCGGACATCCCCCCGCAGCGGGGCCGCTCGGTGGTGATCACCGGCACCGGCGGGCTGGGCCTGCAGGCCGCGCTGGCCCTGGCCTGCGCTGGTGCGGATGTGACGATTGCCGGGCGCAGCGCGGCCAAGGGCGCGGCGGCTGTGGCGCAGATCCGCGCCGCCGCGCCCAGTGCGCAGGTGCAGTTTGAGCAGGTCGACCTGGCACGGCTCGACTCGGTGGCGGCCTTCGCAGAGCGCCTGCGCGGCAGCCGCGCCAGCCTGGACACCCTGATCAACAACGCGGCGGTGATGACGCCGCCGCAGCGCCAGACCACCGCCGATGGCTTTGAGCTGCAGCTTGGCACCAACTACCTGGGCCACTTCGCGCTCACGGCGCACCTGCTGCCGCTGCTGCAAAAGGGCACTGCGCCGCGCGTTGTCACCCTCTCCAGCGTGGCCGCACGCCAGGGCGCGATCCACTTCGACGATCTCCAGTTCGAGCAGCGCTACGACCCCATGGCGGCCTACGCGCAGTCCAAGCTGGCCTGCCTGCTGTTCGCCTTCGAGCTGCAGCGGCGCAGCGCCGCCGCAGGCTGGGGCATCACCAGCATCGCCGCGCACCCCGGCATCTCGCGCACCGAGTTGCTGACCAACGCGCCAGGGCGGCGCAGCATGCAGGCGGCGGTGCGCACATGGCTGTGGTTCCTGTTCCAGCCCGCCGCGCAGGGCGCGCTGCCCACGCTCTACGCCGCCACCGCACCCCAGGCCGCAGCGGGCGGCTACTACGGCCCCGACCAGCTCGGCGAGACGCGCGGCTACCCCGCGCCCGCTAGGGTGCCCGCCCCCGCGCTCGACACGGCCTCTGCCGCGCGCCTGTGGGAGGAGTCGGAGCGGCTGACGGGCGTTTTCACCTCACCCGGCCTGGCGGCGACTACCGCGCGCTGA